From a region of the Podospora pseudopauciseta strain CBS 411.78 chromosome 7 map unlocalized CBS411.78m_7, whole genome shotgun sequence genome:
- a CDS encoding uncharacterized protein (COG:S; EggNog:ENOG503P360; BUSCO:EOG09264DY4) produces the protein MASRSDTELLTEHFGYPPVSLLDLIINTTNTLADRALTSIESGLLNAPPSALGFRPPAFSSPADSHRNEVEEGVHKLETLLFAALDKNFDKFEIYTMRFLLTVNPEDEPYTTLSHYRGLDFETGEGEVEVGGVNEIRRRLQESMKLGVMLEAERARNEGLLGELRRLVGTQGGVKSEGNEGGKEKSVFGFLAEGRRGLEGVDRERPLETTARFGRSQLGSLRELSVGLGGLLPRLAQETAAEDGGATTRDWRRERLEYVEAAARRHLENVRGLELTRDGAVRDDNAEMVVGGPKTMEVGDLERVVGLLGVGEAEEKGTGKEAEGDRMDES, from the exons ATGGCGAGCCGATCTGACACTGAGCTCTTGACTGAGCACTTTGGGTATCCCCCCGTG AGCCTGCTAGACCTGATAATCAACACAACCAACACCCTAGCCGACCGCGCCCTCACTTCAATCGAATCCGGGCTCTTGAACGCGCCCCCCTCCGCGCTCGGGTTCCGACCCCCGGCGTTTTCCTCCCCTGCGGACAGCCACCGGAACGAAGTCGAGGAGGGGGTGCATAAACTCGAGACGTTGCTGTTCGCGGCGCTGGACAAGAACTTTGACAAATTCGAGATCTACACCATGCGCTTTCTTTTGACTGTTAACCCTGAGGACGAGCCATACACCACGCTGTCGCACTACAGGGGGTTGGATTTTGAAAccggagagggggaggtggaagtcGGGGGGGTGAACGAAATCAGGAGGAGACTGCAGGAGAGTATGAAATTGGGTGTTATGCTcgaggcggagagggcgaggaatgaggggttgctgggggAGTTGAGACGGTTGGTTGGGACACAGGGGGGGGTTAAATCTGAGGGGAAtgagggggggaaagagaAGTCGGTTTTTGGGTTTCTGGCTGAGGGACGGAgggggctggagggggtggacaGGGAGAGGCCGTTGGAGACGACGGCGAGGTTTGGGAGAAGTCAGCTGGGGAGCTTGAGGGAGTTGAgtgtggggttgggggggctgCTGCCGCGGTTGGCGCAGgagacggcggcggaggatgggggagCAACAACGAGggattggaggagggagaggctggAATATGTCGAGGCTGCTGCGAGGAGGCATTTGGAAAATGTAcgggggttggagttgacGAGGGACGGGGCGGTGAGGGATGATAATGCTGAGATGGTGGTCGGGGGGCCGAAGAcgatggaggtgggggatttGGAACGGGTGGTTGGGTTGCTCGGGGTGGGGGAAgcagaagaaaaggggacggg
- a CDS encoding uncharacterized protein (COG:A; BUSCO:EOG09261ZFN; EggNog:ENOG503NX75), whose product MQDISAPQTGSSSHRFGHASKPSNSDTGFSHGAFASNISGFADRHPRRGNIPTINTQPVSHQQQQQQQQQQQQYNQQQQQQQQNHHNGELTSPGTGFEFASLLPSQLLLSPFQPGTPAAFASPHFQNVSSFQQLQQQNLQQQNGASSPIQQSISSQMYGGIVSPSAYGAPQFYSPQSPTASFNNMAGLQMPVQPASPMPMTPGLVTGTSRTVYLGNIPPDTSAEEILGHVRSGQIESVRLLPDKNCAFISFLDPASATHFHSDAILKKLCIKGQDIKIGWGKPSQVPTSVHLAVQQSGASRNVYLGNLPEDISEEELREDLGKFGAIDTIKIVREKNIAFVHFLSIANAIKAVSQLPQEAKWQAPRRVYYGKDRCAYVSKTQQQNAAQYLGIAPGYAHMLTGADRDLISSALAQQSVAAAAVATTAGGITNLGNRTIYLGNIHPETTIEEICNVVRGGLLHHIRYIPDKHICFVTFIDPTAAASFYALSNLQGLMIHNRRLKIGWGKHSGALPPAIALAVSGGASRNVYIGNLDETWTEDRLRQDFSEYGEIELVNTLREKSCAFVNFTNIANAIKAIEAVRGKEEYRKFKVNFGKDRCGNPPRQLQQQAQQSPRGEQVPSPSANGSSQSGHSPTGNGHNQQNGQAAAALFNQNSNPLTMYLTHVSHQAQQQQQHQHHQLAAQQAALFGTAQSSPNEPGISLEVPQGHGGMGHQQSASISNGYATSSGATTIGGLLAPVNTRGSHNRAVSLPVLAPGFENGVGNGNMGGGNDDGQRRGHQYQASYGGMGSGFGLAIQGNMNGWTVEEEVVN is encoded by the coding sequence ATGCAGGATATCTCTGCCCCCCAGACGGGGTCTAGCAGCCACCGTTTCGGCCACGcctccaagccctccaaCAGCGATACCGGCTTTTCCCACGGTGCCTTTGCCTCCAACATCTCTGGCTTTGCCGACAGGCATCCGAGACGCGGAAACATTCcgaccatcaacacccagcCTGTCtctcaccagcagcagcagcagcaacaacagcagcagcagcaatataaccaacagcagcagcagcagcagcagaaccATCACAATGGCGAGCTGACTTCTCCTGGCACTGGTTTCGAGTTTGCCTCGCTGCTGCCGTCccagcttctcctcagcCCCTTCCAGCCCGGCACTCCTGCCGCATTTGCGAGCCCTCATTTCCAGAATGTGAGCAGCTTCCAGCAGCTTCAGCAGCAAAACCTTCAGCAGCAGAATGGTGCGTCGAGCCCGATCCAGCAGAGCATTTCTTCCCAGATGTACGGCGGAATCGTCTCTCCTTCGGCTTATGGCGCCCCCCAGTTCTATTCGCCCCAGTCGCCCACGGCGTCTTTTAACAATATGGCTGGCCTGCAGATGCCCGTGCAGCCTGCTTCTCCCATGCCGATGACACCGGGTCTTGTGACTGGTACCAGTAGAACTGTGTACCTGGGCAACATTCCCCCTGACACTTCGGCCGAGGAGATTTTGGGCCATGTTCGCAGCGGTCAGATCGAGTCGGTCCGTCTTCTTCCCGATAAGAACTGCGCCTTCATCTCGTTCCTGGACCCCGCCTCGGCCACTCACTTCCACTCTGATGCCATCTTGAAAAAGCTCTGCATCAAGGGACAGGATATCAAGATTGGCTGGGGCAAGCCCTCGCAGGTGCCCACCTCGGTTCACCTGGCTGTTCAGCAGTCTGGTGCTTCCAGAAATGTGTACCTCGGCAACCTGCCCGAGGACATTTCCGAGGAGGAACTTCGTGAGGATCTCGGCAAGTTTGGTGCCATTGACACCATCAAGATTGTGCGCGAGAAGAACATTGCCTTTGTGCACTTCTTGTCCATTGCCAATGCCATCAAGGCCGTCTCTCAGCTTCCCCAGGAGGCCAAGTGGCAGGCGCCCCGCAGGGTGTACTATGGCAAGGACCGGTGCGCCTATGTGTCCAAGACTCAGCAGCAGAATGCCGCCCAGTACCTTGGAATCGCCCCTGGTTATGCCCACATGTTGACGGGTGCCGACCGTGACTTGATTTCCAGCGCCCTGGCTCAGCAGTCggtcgctgccgctgccgtaGCCACGACGGCCGGTGGCATCACCAACCTGGGCAACCGGACCATTTACCTCGGCAACATTCATCCCGAGACCACCATCGAGGAGATTTGCAATGTTGTTCGCGGTGGTCTTTTGCACCACATCCGGTACATTCCCGACAAGCACATCTGCTTTGTGACCTTTATTGATCCCACAGCTGCTGCGTCTTTCTATGCCCTCAGCAACCTGCAGGGTCTGATGATTCACAACCGCAGACTCAAGATTGGCTGGGGCAAGCATTCTGGTGCTCTCCCTCCCGCCATTGCCCTGGCTGTCAGCGGTGGTGCTTCGCGCAACGTGTACATTGGTAACCTCGATGAGACCTGGACCGAAGACAGACTGAGACAGGATTTCTCCGAGTATGGTGAGATTGAGCTGGTCAACACGCTGCGTGAGAAGAGCTGCGCGTTTGTCAACTTCACCAACATTGCCAACGCCATCAAGGCTATCGAAGCTGTCCGTGGAAAGGAGGAGTACAGGAAGTTCAAGGTCAACTTTGGCAAGGATCGTTGCGGCAACCCGCCCcgccagctccagcagcaggcTCAGCAGTCCCCTCGTGGCGAGCAGGTGCCTTCCCCTTCGGCCAACGGGTCTAGCCAGAGCGGCCATTCGCCCACCGGCAACGGTCACAACCAGCAGAACGGCCAGGCTGCTGCCGCATTGTTCAACCAGAACAGCAACCCCTTGACCATGTATCTCACTCATGTGTCTCACCaggcccagcagcaacaacagcaccagcaccaccagctggCCGCTCAACAGGCTGCTCTGTTCGGCACTGCTCAGTCTTCACCCAACGAGCCCGGCATCTCCCTCGAGGTTCCCCAGGGTCATGGAGGCATGGGCCACCAGCAGTCGGCCAGCATTTCCAACGGCTACGCCACCAGCTCTGGCGCGACCACCATCGGCGGTCTTCTCGCTCCCGTCAACACCAGGGGCTCTCACAACCGGGCCGTCAGCTTGCCAGTATTAGCCCCCGGCTTCGAGAACGGCGTTGGAAACGGCAACATGGGCGGTGGAAACGATGATGGCCAGCGTCGTGGACACCAGTACCAGGCCAGCTACGGTGGCATGGGATCCGGTTTCGGGTTGGCCATTCAGGGAAACATGAATGGATGGactgttgaggaagaggttgtcaACTAA